A stretch of the Zonotrichia leucophrys gambelii isolate GWCS_2022_RI unplaced genomic scaffold, RI_Zleu_2.0 Scaffold_329_57817, whole genome shotgun sequence genome encodes the following:
- the LOC135441528 gene encoding olfactory receptor 14I1-like, with protein MSNSSSIRHFLLLALADTRQLQLLHFCLLLGISLAALLGNGLIISAVACGHHLHTPMFFFLLNLALSDLGSICTTVPKAMHNLLWDTRNISYTGCAAQLFFFLFFMGAEYSLLTIMCYDRYVSICKPLHYGTLLGSRACAHMAAAAWASAFLYALLHTANTFSLPICHGNALGQFFCEIPQILKLSCSFSNFREFELIAISACLALGCFVFIVFSYVQIFRAVLRIPSEQGRHKAFSTCLPHLAVVSLFFSTIMFAHLKPPSISSPSLDLALSVLYSVVPPALNPLIYSLRNQKLKAAVWRLMTGWFQEHSTAGQFLLITLPKW; from the exons atgtccaacagcagctccatcaggcacttcctcctgctggcattggcagacacgcggcagctgcagctcctgcacttctgcctcttgctgggcatctccctggctgccctcctgggcaacggcctcatcatcagcgccgtagcctgcggccaccacctgcacacgcccatgttcttcttcctgctcaacctggccctcagcgacctgggctccatctgcaccactgttccgaaagccatgcacaatttgctctgggacaccaggaacatctcctacactggatgtgctgctcagctctttttctttctgttcttcatggGAGCAGAGTattccctcctgaccatcatgtgctacgaccgctacgtgtccatctgcaaacccctgcactacgggaccctcctgggcagcagagcttgtgcccacatggcagcagctgcctgggccagtgcctttctctatgctctgctgcacacagccaatacattttccctgcccatatgccatggcaatgccctgggccagttcttctgtgaaatccctcAGATCCTCAAGCTGTCCTGCTCATTCTCCAATTTCAGGGAATTTGAGCTTATTGCTATTAGTGCTTGTTTAGCATTAGGCtgctttgtgttcattgttttctcctatgtgcagatcttcagggctgtgctgaggatcccctctgagcagggacggcacaaagccttttccacctgcctccctcacctggctgtggtctctcTGTTTTTCAGCACTATTATGTTTGCtcacctgaagcccccctccatctcctccccatccctggatctggccctgtctgttctgtactcggtggtgcctccagccctgaaccccctcatctacagcctgaggaaccagaagctcaaggctgcagtgtggagactgatgactggTTGGTTTCAAGAACATTCAACTGCTGGCCAATTTCTGCtaatcactt TGCCAAAATGGTGA